In one window of Mercurialis annua linkage group LG4, ddMerAnnu1.2, whole genome shotgun sequence DNA:
- the LOC126676825 gene encoding glycosyl hydrolase 5 family protein-like, whose amino-acid sequence MAEKRKSKPIIFLNFSLYFLLTVPCFSMPLSTNGRWIVDSITGIRVKLACVNWPSHMETMLAEGLHEQPLKKIVALLVKQRFNCVRLTYATYMWTRYANRTVSESFDFLPDIKKGIGKNNPGFLSKKLPEAYEAVVDELGAQGVMSLLDNHVSKASWCCSETDGNTFFGDVYFDADEWIQGLTAVATRFRGKSKVMAISTRNELRGALQNQEDWYKYILKGASAIHKANPDVLIFASGLSYANDLTYLRKKTLGTNFDNKLVYDGHWYPWSWENAKSWDVEFLNDACYNKTQKFIKQTGFTYALKNRPVPLFMGEFGMDQRGLSRGDDHFLSCFLSFAADIDLDWGLWAWQGSYYYRQNKTGFEEYFGALDYHWSRLRSPQHMSRFDFLKNKLIEPSSKSPTTLVMFHPQSGTCVYNNGAKELLTGKCKRSKRWSYAGDGSPIILEGTNLCIQAIGDGLPPILSKNCSNPLSSWTLLTTTKLHIATMDETGRYLCLQKESPLAKRVITSKCVLTLSTPECQRNQLQDPTMQWFKLTNTNV is encoded by the exons atggcagaaaaaagaaaatcaaaacccataatttttctaaatttttcattatattttcttttaacaGTCCCTTGTTTTTCAATGCCATTATCAACAAATGGAAGATGGATAGTTGATTCAATAACAGGAATCAGAGTGAAGCTAGCTTGCGTAAACTGGCCTTCTCACATGGAAACAATGTTAGCAGAAGGACTTCACGAACAGCCATTGAAAAAAATAGTAGCTCTTCTCGTTAAGCAGAGGTTCAACTGTGTTCGATTAACATATGCAACGTACATGTGGACTAGGTACGCTAATAGGACTGTGTCGGAATCATTCGACTTCTTACCGGATATTAAAAAGGGAATTGGTAAGAACAATCCTGGTTTCTTGAGCAAGAAGTTACCCGAAGCTTATGAAGCTGTTGTTGATGAACTTGGTGCACAAGGTGTAATGAGTCTTCTTGATAATCATGTTAGTAAGGCTAGTTGGTGCTGCTCTGAAACTGATGGAAATACTTTCTTTGGTGATGTTTATTTTGATGCTGATGAATGGATTCAAGGTTTGACTGCTGTTGCCACTCGATTCAGGGGTAAATCTAAG GTTATGGCAATAAGCACAAGAAATGAACTAAGAGGAGCATTACAAAATCAAGAAGATTGGTACAAATACATCCTCAAAGGAGCATCAGCAATTCACAAAGCAAATCCAGATGTCCTAATTTTTGCATCGGGCCTAAGTTATGCAAATGACCTAACTTacttaagaaaaaaaacattagGGACCAATTTTGACAACAAATTAGTCTACGATGGACATTGGTACCCTTGGAGTTGGGAAAATGCAAAATCTTGGGATGTTGAATTTTTGAACGATGCTTGTTATAATAAAACTCAAAAATTCATTAAACAAACCGGTTTTACCTATGCTCTTAAAAACCGACCGGTTCCTTTGTTTATGGGTGAATTTGGTATGGATCAAAGAGGTTTGAGTAGAGGCGATGACCATTTTTTGAGCTGTTTTTTGAGTTTTGCAGCTGATATTGATTTGGATTGGGGATTGTGGGCTTGGCAAGGAAGCTATTATTATAGACAAAATAAAACCGGTTTTGAAGAATATTTTGGTGCCTTGGATTATCATTGGAGTCGGCTCAGAAGTCCTCAGCACATGAGCAGATTCGATTTTCTCAAGAACAAGCTCATAG AGCCTAGTTCAAAATCTCCAACAACCTTAGTAATGTTCCATCCACAAAGTGGTACTTGTGTCTACAACAATGGTGCAAAAGAATTGCTTACAGGAAAATGCAAGAGATCAAAAAGATGGAGTTATGCAGGAGATGGAAGTCCAATAATATTAGAAGGAACTAATTTATGCATACAAGCTATTGGCGACGGACTCCCGCCAATTCTTTCTAAAAACTGCTCAAATCCACTCAGTTCTTGGACACTTCTTACGACCACTAAGCTACATATAGCGACAATGGACGAAACAGGACGATACCTTTGCTTACAGAAGGAATCACCTCTCGCTAAAAGGGTTATTACTAGCAAGTGTGTTTTAACTCTTTCAACTCCAGAGTGCCAAAGAAATCAGCTTCAAGACCCAACCATGCAATGGTTTAAGCTCACCAATACTAATGTCTAG
- the LOC126678699 gene encoding uncharacterized protein LOC126678699 → MAQTDQQAKPLAPAGSALFQFRSDELEAASATINHHYNNPKINMNNVTLLQLELANGSLRNDTNVIFSVDVSIKNPNYASFKFGNGSSTVFYGGRKVGEAITPSGTAKARRTTHMNVTVNLVPEKMLEVPRLLEDVRLGQLSMNSSTVISGKVKIVNIVKKYYVVEVNCSVTYDFSTLEIQQHCSPHFL, encoded by the exons ATGGCACAGACTGATCAGCAGGCCAAGCCTTTAGCTCCGGCCGGTTCCGCGCTGTTCCAGTTCCGCAGCGACGAATTAGAAGCAGCTTCAGCAACCATCAACCACCACTACAAC AATCCTAAAATCAACATGAACAACGTAACCCTACTTCAACTCGAGCTAGCCAACGGATCGCTTCGAAACGACACGAACGTGATATTTTCAGTTGATGTTTCGATAAAGAATCCTAACTATGCTTCTTTTAAATTCGGAAATGGTTCATCAACTGTCTTCTACGGTGGCCGGAAAGTTGGTGAGGCGATAACTCCGTCTGGGACGGCCAAGGCCAGGCGTACTACTCATATGAATGTGACAGTTAATCTGGTTCCGGAGAAAATGTTGGAAGTTCCGAGATTGTTGGAAGATGTAAGATTAGGGCAACTAAGTATGAACAGCAGTACAGTGATTAGTGGTAAGGTGAAAATAGTAAATATTGTTAAGAAATATTATGTTGTGGAAGTAAATTGTAGTGTAACGTATGATTTCTCAACCCTAGAGATTCAACAGCATTGCAGTCCACATTTCCTTTGA
- the LOC126679153 gene encoding probable membrane-associated kinase regulator 2, translating to MEAFSLLKYWRGGGGGAGNGVILGSADSTRATTVLTALAQNSIETDDDDDNDDGPFFDLEFTVPDDDEKERNDSESDEDDDDGADDEFNFTLSSGSSNDRVDQTLALSPSDDLFFKGRLVPIEPSSVLINGSDPNSKPQFPVSLMKSATKFRVFMLGFKKSKLDKTAAAAAAEANNEPANSSQMAEPEEEEEITKQSNSKFFTVKFKVEEVPLVSLFTRDNSKSANKSHKQINNNTEHTATSAAATNTTSFLSSDDKRFSKDVMQKYLKKVKPLYIRVSKRYGDKLKFSGQLSLVSGLKQSAAPPPSTAAAPPKTSPTAEKKQPEAEIKESATSATLSSNVKSLKQAGLRVVCKHLGKSRSASSAVAAVPPSSSSSVATAPVVSKRRDDSLLQQQDGIQSAILHCKRSFNASRDSDSSLLSRSVSDPSHEKSIEFSRKSSGVKGKVSVNL from the exons ATGGAAGCTTTTAGTTTACTCAAATACTGGAGAGGGGGCGGCGGCGGTGCCGGAAATGGAGTCATTCTTGGCTCTGCGGATTCTACACGCGCCACCACTGTTCTCACTGCTCTTGCTCAAAACTCCATTGAAACTGACGATGACGACGACAACGACGACGGCCCCTTTTTTGACTTGGAGTTCACCGTTCCCGACGACGACGAGAAGGAAAGAAATGACAGTGAGTCTGACGAAGACGACGATGACGGTGCAGATGATGAGTTCAACTTCACACTCTCCTCCGGTTCGAGCAATGACCGAGTTGATCAAACGCTTGCACTGTCACCGTCCGATGATTTGTTTTTCAAAGGAAGACTAGTGCCGATTGAGCCGTCTTCCGTACTCATTAACGGTTCAGATCCTAATTCCAAGCCTCAGTTCCCGGTTTCTCTCATGAAATCCGCTACTAAATTTCGAGTTTTCATGTTAGGgtttaaaaaatccaaattagacaaaaccgccgccgccgccgccgcagAGGCTAATAACGAACCTGCAAATAGTTCTCAAATGGCGGAAcctgaagaagaggaagaaataACAAAACAAAGTAACAGTAAGTTTTTTACTGTTAAGTTCAAGGTAGAAGAAGTGCCGTTAGTTTCACTGTTTACTAGAGACAACAGTAAAAGCGCTAACAAATCTCACAAGCAAATCAATAATAATACAGAGCATACTGCCACCTCCGCTGCCGCCACTAATACGACGTCGTTTTTATCTTCCGATGACAAACGGTTTTCAAAAGATGTAATGCAGAAGTATTTAAAGAAGGTGAAGCCGCTCTACATTCGCGTTTCGAAACGGTACGgagacaaattaaaattttccggTCAGTTAAGCTTAGTTTCCGGACTGAAACAATCTGCTGCTCCGCCACCTTCAACGGCAGCCGCGCCTCCTAAAACATCACCGACTGCTGAGAAGAAACAGCCAGAGGCGGAAATTAAGGAAAGTGCCACGTCAGCTACATTGAGCAGTAATGTGAAGAGCTTAAAACAAGCAGGACTGAGAGTTGTGTGTAAACACTTGGGGAAAAGCCGGTCAGCTTCTTCTGCGGTGGCGGCGGTTCCTCCGTCTTCTTCATCGTCGGTTGCGACGGCTCCGGTAGTTTCAAAGAGGAGAGATGACTCGTTGTTGCAACAACAAGATGGAATCCAAAGTGCTATTCTTCATTGTAAAAGATCATTCAATGCCTCTAGAG ATTCAGATTCATCTCTGTTATCAAGATCAGTAAGTGACCCATCTCATGaaaaatcaattgaattttCAAGAAAATCGTCAGGTGTTAAAGGGAAAGTTTCTGTGAATCTTTGA
- the LOC126677994 gene encoding late embryogenesis abundant protein At1g64065, whose translation MVDQDNQIVPLAPTKSNPRSHDEELAAIKPKISRQKRSSKCLVYILAGIVILGAVFLTIALIVFRPINPDLELSFVRVQKFNYANSNNTGPLSSFNMTLEMEFKLDNSNFGQFKFGNTNATLWYEAETVGEAILRGGEVRARKTKTMNVNMQVKSPKLSNGTDSTNDVINSGIMKMNCYAKFNGKVSLLRIAKRKSAIMDCSFNLNLRSRSIEGLVCD comes from the coding sequence ATGGTAGATCAAGATAATCAAATAGTTCCATTAGCTCCGACCAAGAGCAATCCGAGAAGTCACGACGAAGAACTTGCAGCGATAAAACCCAAAATTTCACGACAAAAAAGAAGTAGTAAGTGCTTAGTATATATTCTTGCAGGAATTGTGATTCTTGGTGCAGTTTTTTTAACAATTGCCCTAATAGTATTCCGTCCCATCAATCCCGATCTTGAATTGAGTTTCGTTCGAGTTCAAAAATTTAACTATGCTAATAGTAATAACACTGGACCGTTATCTTCCTTTAATATGACGTTAGAGATGGAGTTCAAGCTCGATAATTCGAATTTCGGGCAATTTAAATTCGGTAATACTAATGCGACGTTGTGGTACGAAGCTGAGACCGTAGGCGAAGCGATACTACGCGGGGGCGAAGTTAGGGCTAGAAAGACGAAGACAATGAATGTTAATATGCAAGTGAAATCGCCTAAATTATCGAATGGTACGGATTCGACGAACGATGTTATAAATTCTGGAATTATGAAGATGAATTGCTATGCTAAATTTAATGGAAAAGTGAGTTTGTTGCGTATTGCAAAGAGGAAAAGTGCTATAATGGATTGTTCTTTCAATCTTAATTTGAGAAGCCGGTCAATTGAGGGATTAGTATGTGATTAG
- the LOC126676314 gene encoding glycosyl hydrolase 5 family protein-like, which yields MLAEGLDKKPLKYLIHKLAKNHFNCVRFTYAVHMYTRYANQTVLETFDFLNLTDAKAGIVKHNPSFLNMTHVQAFDAMVDQFGQQGVMVVLDNQVSRPTWCCGYDDGNGFFGDRDFDPEEWLQAITNVAGRFQGKSQVIGISTRNELRGPNSNRDDWYKYILEGGEAIHRANPDVLIIISGLGYASDLTYLQNKSLGTTFDNKLVYEAHWYPFSWGVGKTWDSEDINGACHDNTEYFVNHTGFVINGENSFPMFLGEFGIDQRGLSRGGEHFMACFNAYAADTDIDWGFWAWQGSYYYRENQTDMEETFGAMTYNWNQFRNPEYLRRMEIITQTLQDPSSESPTSYLLLHALSGTCMHTDGKNGIYARSCKSPRYWSNQAGDLVPMQWLHDINEDGGPIRLRGSKRCLQAVGEGQEPILSKNCSSQLSTWKFVSKSNLHLAAIDESGEYLCLQKESQYTSKILTNKCVFMHENLQCGKDPQPDPVSQWFKFVKTNV from the exons ATGCTCGCGGAGGGTCTCGACAAGAAACCGTTGAAATATCTTATTCATAAACTTGCTAAAAACCATTTTAATTGTGTTCGTTTTACATATGCAGTTCATATGTACACTCGCTACGCGAATCAAACGGTGttagaaacgtttgattttctGAATTTAACGGATGCAAAAGCAGGAATTGTTAAgcataatccttcatttttaaatatgacCCATGTTCAGGCTTTTGATGCAATGGTTGATCAGTTTGGACAACAGGGTGTAATGGTCGTGCTTGATAATCAAGTCAGTAGACCAACTTGGTGCTGTGGCTATGACGACGGTAATGGGTTTTTTGGCGACAGGGATTTTGATCCTGAGGAATGGTTACAAGCTATAACTAATGTGGCCGGACGTTTTCAGGGTAAATCTCAG GTCATAGGAATAAGCACTCGAAACGAGCTACGCGGTCCGAATTCAAACCGCGACGACTGGTATAAATACATCCTTGAAGGAGGAGAGGCCATTCACAGAGCCAATCCAGACGTACTAATCATAATTTCAGGTTTAGGTTACGCTAGTGACCTAACTTACTTGCAGAACAAGTCACTGGGCACTACCTTCGACAACAAGTTAGTGTACGAGGCTCATTGGTACCCTTTCAGTTGGGGAGTAGGAAAAACATGGGATTCAGAGGACATAAATGGTGCATGTCATGACAATACTGAATATTTCGTAAACCATACCGGTTTTGTGATTAATGGCGAAAATTCATTTCCGATGTTTTTGGGTGAATTTGGGATTGATCAGAGAGGTTTAAGCAGAGGTGGTGAACATTTTATGGCTTGTTTTAATGCGTATGCTGCTGATACTGATATTGATTGGGGTTTTTGGGCGTGGCAAGGGAGTTATTATTATAGAGAGAATCAAACTGATATGGAGGAAACTTTTGGTGCTATGACTTATAATTGGAATCAATTTAGAAATCCTGAGTATTTGAGAAGGATGGAGATTATTACTCAGACTCTTCAAG ATCCGAGTTCAGAATCTCCAACATCCTATTTACTCCTCCATGCACTCAGCGGAACCTGCATGCATACCGACGGTAAAAATGGAATATACGCAAGAAGCTGCAAATCTCCCCGCTATTGGAGTAATCAAGCTGGCGATTTGGTCCCAATGCAATGGCTTCACGACATTAACGAAGACGGTGGTCCGATCAGGCTAAGAGGATCTAAACGATGTCTTCAAGCTGTGGGAGAAGGACAAGAACCTATTCTTAGTAAAAACTGCTCAAGCCAGCTAAGCACTTGGAAATTTGTTTCGAAGTCTAATCTTCATTTGGCTGCCATTGATGAATCTGGAGAATATCTTTGCTTGCAGAAAGAATCTCAATATACCTCCAAGATTCTTACTAATAAGTGTGTTTTCATGCACGAAAATCTTCAGTGTGGGAAAGATCCTCAGCCAGATCCAGTCAGTCAATGGTTTAAGTTTGTTAAGACAAATGTGTAG